A genomic segment from Clostridium pasteurianum BC1 encodes:
- a CDS encoding glucose-1-phosphate adenylyltransferase: MSNKEMIAMILAGGQGSRLGILTKKTAKPAVPFGGKYRIIDFTLSNCSNSGIDTVGVLTQYRPLILNNHIGIGSPWDLDRSNGGVFLLPPYMRENGGNWYKGTANAIYQNRGFIDSYEPEYVIILSGDHIYKMDYSKMLEFHKEKNADATIAVFEVPLNEASRFGIMNTKENNEIFEFEEKPKIPKNNLASMGIYIFNWKALKRLLHEDELDEKSSNDFGKNIIPRMLLSGKKLFAYPFSGYWKDVGTIDSFWQSNMDMINDNNELNLHDPDWRIYSVNPTRPPQYIGCDALVKSSLVVEGCVILGEVNNSVLFPGVHIGKNSKIYDSIVMPNAIIGDNVTIKKAIIGSNAIISSGCVIDNTEEITVIGEGNKVKESAAV; the protein is encoded by the coding sequence ATGTCAAATAAAGAAATGATTGCAATGATTCTAGCAGGTGGACAGGGTAGTAGATTGGGAATTCTCACCAAAAAAACAGCAAAACCTGCTGTTCCCTTTGGCGGTAAATACAGGATAATAGACTTTACTTTAAGTAATTGTTCAAATTCAGGTATTGACACCGTTGGAGTATTAACACAATATAGGCCACTTATATTAAATAACCACATTGGTATAGGTAGTCCTTGGGATCTTGATAGATCCAATGGTGGAGTTTTTCTTTTACCACCATATATGAGAGAGAATGGTGGTAATTGGTACAAGGGTACTGCAAATGCCATTTATCAAAATAGGGGTTTTATTGATTCCTACGAACCAGAATATGTAATCATTTTATCTGGTGATCACATTTATAAAATGGATTATTCAAAAATGCTTGAGTTCCATAAAGAAAAAAATGCTGATGCAACCATTGCTGTTTTTGAAGTTCCTTTAAATGAAGCTAGTAGATTTGGAATAATGAATACAAAAGAAAATAATGAGATTTTTGAATTTGAAGAAAAACCTAAAATCCCTAAAAACAATTTAGCTTCTATGGGAATTTATATTTTTAATTGGAAAGCTTTAAAAAGACTCCTTCATGAGGATGAATTAGATGAAAAATCCAGTAACGACTTTGGCAAAAACATAATCCCTAGGATGCTTTTAAGTGGGAAAAAACTTTTTGCATATCCTTTCAGTGGATATTGGAAAGATGTTGGTACTATAGATAGTTTTTGGCAATCAAATATGGATATGATTAATGACAACAATGAATTGAATCTGCATGATCCAGATTGGAGAATTTATTCTGTTAATCCAACAAGACCTCCCCAATATATAGGTTGTGATGCATTAGTTAAAAGCTCACTTGTAGTTGAAGGATGTGTAATTCTTGGCGAGGTTAACAATTCAGTACTCTTCCCTGGTGTCCATATAGGTAAGAATTCTAAGATATATGATTCTATTGTGATGCCAAATGCCATTATAGGTGATAATGTAACTATTAAAAAAGCAATTATAGGAAGTAATGCTATAATATCAAGTGGTTGTGTAATTGATAATACAGAGGAAATAACCGTAATAGGTGAAGGAAATAAAGTAAAAGAAAGTGCAGCAGTATAA
- a CDS encoding DUF2512 family protein encodes MIRLINKLILYPVTLLIFNIILSGIDYSNAYEPIIIGLFLAVLSHILEIIILKKGTLWINTGIDYIATFLLIYLSQYIFNNSHIAIFPTLFISALISIFEHFNHLNFLQNKNRSK; translated from the coding sequence TTGATCAGATTAATAAATAAACTTATCCTCTATCCAGTTACTTTATTGATTTTCAATATCATATTGTCTGGTATAGATTATTCTAATGCCTATGAACCCATTATAATTGGTTTGTTTCTAGCTGTTTTATCCCACATACTGGAAATTATTATACTAAAAAAAGGAACTCTCTGGATAAATACGGGCATTGATTATATAGCAACCTTTTTACTTATATATTTATCTCAATATATTTTTAATAACTCCCATATAGCTATTTTTCCTACTTTATTTATTTCCGCCTTAATATCAATATTTGAACATTTTAATCATCTAAATTTTTTACAAAACAAAAATCGAAGTAAATAA
- a CDS encoding DUF1540 domain-containing protein: MANSSMHSHNDSIGCTVTECKYNDRTDNYCTLQKIEVVKHESVAKTSECTDCGSFVKLS; the protein is encoded by the coding sequence ATGGCAAATAGTTCAATGCATAGTCACAATGATAGTATTGGGTGTACAGTTACTGAGTGTAAGTACAATGATAGAACAGATAATTACTGTACTCTACAGAAAATTGAAGTTGTAAAACATGAATCTGTGGCAAAAACGTCAGAGTGTACAGATTGTGGTAGTTTTGTAAAATTAAGCTAA
- a CDS encoding metal-dependent transcriptional regulator, which yields MSKESFHTFNEYMKKEEDKLTASMEDYLEMIYRLSSETKFTRIHDLANALNVQPPSATKMVQKLSDYELINYERYGIITLTEKGKRLGNFLLDRHNTIEKFLKLLGISHNILEQTEKIEHTISNDTLIYLKNFVDFISSNPNLVKSFNIFCHTKNDK from the coding sequence ATGTCAAAAGAAAGTTTCCACACATTTAACGAATATATGAAAAAGGAAGAAGATAAGCTTACGGCCTCTATGGAGGATTATCTTGAAATGATATATAGACTTTCTTCAGAAACAAAGTTCACTAGAATTCATGATCTAGCAAATGCTTTAAATGTCCAACCACCCTCTGCTACAAAAATGGTACAAAAGCTTTCAGACTATGAATTAATAAATTATGAGCGCTATGGCATAATAACATTAACTGAAAAAGGAAAAAGACTAGGTAACTTTCTTCTAGATAGACATAATACTATAGAAAAATTTTTAAAATTACTTGGAATTTCTCATAATATCCTTGAGCAAACAGAAAAAATTGAGCACACCATTAGTAATGATACACTTATATATCTTAAAAATTTCGTTGACTTTATTAGTTCTAATCCAAATTTAGTTAAAAGCTTTAATATATTCTGCCATACAAAAAATGATAAATAG
- a CDS encoding exodeoxyribonuclease III, which yields MNIYSWNVNGLRAVSKKGFFEFFSNENPDILCIQETKLQLDNLSEEMKNINGYYSYFSCAEKKGYSGVATYTKEKPISVEHGIGIEKFDSEGRILITEFTDFILFNIYFPNGQKDEERLKYKLDFYDAILDYLNKLKVENKKLIICGDYNTAHNEIDIKNAKANEKYSGFLPIERAWIDKFISQGYADTFRSIHKDVVKYSWWSYRFKARERNAGWRIDYFFVTENLMKNIKSAEILNEVMGSDHCPVVISLDI from the coding sequence ATGAATATATATTCATGGAATGTTAATGGGTTAAGGGCAGTAAGCAAAAAAGGTTTCTTTGAATTTTTCAGTAATGAAAATCCAGATATATTGTGTATACAAGAAACTAAGCTCCAGCTAGACAATTTAAGTGAGGAAATGAAAAATATAAATGGCTATTATTCATATTTTTCCTGTGCAGAAAAAAAGGGATACAGTGGTGTGGCAACTTATACTAAGGAAAAACCTATTTCTGTAGAGCATGGTATAGGAATAGAAAAATTTGATAGTGAAGGAAGAATACTGATTACAGAATTTACAGATTTTATATTGTTCAATATATACTTTCCAAATGGACAGAAGGATGAAGAAAGACTTAAATATAAATTAGATTTTTATGATGCTATATTGGATTATTTGAATAAGCTTAAAGTTGAAAATAAAAAACTTATTATATGTGGGGATTATAATACTGCCCATAATGAAATAGATATTAAGAATGCAAAGGCAAATGAAAAATACTCAGGTTTTCTACCTATAGAACGTGCTTGGATTGATAAATTTATTTCACAAGGGTATGCTGATACATTTAGGTCAATACATAAGGATGTAGTTAAATACTCTTGGTGGAGCTACCGCTTTAAGGCTAGAGAAAGAAATGCAGGGTGGAGAATTGATTATTTTTTTGTTACTGAAAATTTAATGAAAAATATAAAAAGTGCAGAAATATTAAATGAGGTTATGGGGTCAGATCATTGTCCTGTTGTGATATCTTTGGATATATAG
- a CDS encoding CvfB family protein — MIEIGKFNKLEVVRQSSFGYFLDAKTDTTDDDILLPKGNCTDKQINIGDVVTAFIYRDSKDRLVATLKEPYAVAFQLAYLKVVSVTNIGAFIDFGLERDLFVPIKEQNYLLVPENKYLFYIYVDKTNRLAATTFIDDYLENTEDYLVGNDVEGTVYGFQTNDSAMVAIENKYRGVILKNEYFSRIIPGEVLKLRVKKHFEDGKMSLTPRKSPKDERLSLEDTILEYLKNHDGFMPYNDKSSPEDIKKVFHQSKNYFKNALGGLMRQGIIEQNTEGTKLK; from the coding sequence ATGATTGAAATAGGTAAATTTAATAAATTAGAAGTAGTAAGACAATCTTCTTTCGGGTATTTTTTAGATGCTAAAACAGATACTACAGATGATGATATTCTACTTCCAAAAGGTAATTGTACTGATAAACAAATTAATATTGGTGATGTGGTAACTGCTTTTATTTATCGTGATTCTAAGGATAGACTTGTTGCTACTTTAAAAGAACCTTATGCTGTTGCTTTCCAATTAGCTTATCTAAAAGTTGTTTCTGTGACTAATATAGGTGCTTTTATAGATTTTGGACTTGAAAGAGACTTATTTGTCCCTATAAAAGAGCAGAATTACTTACTTGTTCCAGAAAACAAATATTTATTCTATATATATGTAGACAAAACCAATAGATTGGCAGCTACTACTTTTATAGATGATTATCTGGAAAATACAGAGGACTATCTAGTTGGAAATGATGTAGAAGGAACTGTATACGGCTTTCAAACAAATGACAGTGCCATGGTGGCTATTGAGAATAAATATAGAGGAGTAATTCTTAAAAATGAATATTTCTCAAGAATTATACCTGGAGAAGTCTTGAAACTAAGAGTAAAAAAGCATTTTGAAGACGGAAAAATGTCCCTAACTCCAAGAAAATCTCCCAAAGATGAAAGATTATCTCTTGAAGACACAATTCTAGAATATCTTAAAAATCATGATGGATTTATGCCTTACAATGACAAAAGCTCTCCTGAGGACATAAAAAAAGTATTTCATCAAAGCAAAAACTACTTTAAAAATGCTTTAGGTGGGCTTATGAGGCAAGGGATTATTGAACAGAACACTGAAGGTACAAAGCTAAAATAA
- a CDS encoding ABC-F family ATP-binding cassette domain-containing protein, which yields MIVANNVSLSYGGRKLFEDVNIKFTPGNCYGVIGANGAGKSTFLKILSGEIEPNTGDVSMSPEDRLAVLKQDHFQFDEFEVLKTVIMGHSKLYNIMVEKDAIYAKPDFSDEDGIKASELEGEFAELNGWEAESEAAALLMGLGIPVEDHVKKMTELSGAEKVRVLLAQALFGHPDILLLDEPTNHLDMQSINWLEEFLINFEGTVIVVSHDRHFLNSVCTHMADVDFGKIQLYVGNYDFWYESSQLALQLAKDQNKKKEEKMKDLQTFIARFSSNASKAKQATSRKKLLDKITLEDIKPSTRKYPFVGFKPEREAGNDILTVENISAAVDGVKVLDNVSFIVNKGDKIVFAGESEIAKTTLFKILMGEIEPDSGSFKFGVTITTSYFPKDNSKYFNEVDLSLVDWLRQFSEEKSESFIRGFLGRMLFSGEEALKKANVLSGGEKVRCMLSKMMLSGANLIILDEPTNHLDLESITALNNGLIDYKSELMFVSHDHQFIETIANRIIEITPKGIIDRKMTFDEYSTSDDIKKLSAELNS from the coding sequence ATGATAGTTGCAAATAATGTAAGCCTTAGCTATGGTGGTAGAAAATTATTTGAAGATGTAAATATAAAATTTACTCCTGGTAATTGCTACGGAGTGATTGGAGCAAACGGAGCTGGAAAATCCACATTTTTAAAGATATTGTCAGGTGAGATAGAACCTAATACAGGAGATGTTAGCATGTCTCCAGAGGATAGACTCGCAGTATTAAAACAGGATCATTTCCAATTTGATGAATTTGAGGTTTTAAAAACTGTTATTATGGGTCATTCTAAATTGTACAATATTATGGTAGAAAAAGACGCTATATATGCAAAGCCAGACTTTTCAGATGAAGATGGAATAAAGGCATCTGAACTTGAAGGTGAGTTTGCAGAATTAAATGGATGGGAAGCAGAATCAGAGGCAGCTGCTCTTTTAATGGGACTTGGAATACCTGTAGAGGATCATGTTAAGAAAATGACTGAATTAAGTGGTGCTGAAAAAGTAAGAGTATTGCTAGCTCAAGCTTTGTTTGGTCATCCTGATATTTTGCTTTTAGATGAACCTACAAACCATTTAGATATGCAATCCATAAATTGGCTGGAGGAATTTTTAATAAACTTTGAAGGTACAGTTATTGTGGTATCTCATGATAGACATTTTTTAAATAGTGTTTGCACCCATATGGCAGATGTGGATTTTGGTAAAATACAATTATATGTAGGAAACTATGATTTCTGGTATGAATCCAGTCAACTAGCATTACAGCTGGCAAAGGATCAAAATAAAAAGAAGGAAGAAAAGATGAAAGATCTACAAACCTTTATTGCCAGGTTTAGTTCCAATGCATCTAAAGCAAAGCAAGCTACTTCAAGAAAGAAATTACTGGATAAAATAACATTAGAAGACATAAAACCTTCTACGAGAAAATATCCTTTTGTTGGCTTTAAACCTGAGAGAGAGGCTGGAAATGATATTTTAACCGTAGAAAATATAAGTGCTGCAGTAGATGGCGTAAAGGTGCTGGATAATGTTAGCTTTATAGTTAATAAAGGCGACAAAATTGTTTTTGCTGGTGAAAGCGAAATAGCTAAAACTACGCTGTTTAAAATATTGATGGGAGAGATTGAACCAGACAGTGGTTCATTTAAATTTGGAGTTACTATTACTACTTCTTATTTCCCAAAGGATAATTCAAAATATTTTAATGAAGTAGATTTAAGTTTAGTTGATTGGCTAAGACAATTTTCAGAGGAAAAATCTGAAAGCTTTATTAGAGGATTTTTGGGTAGAATGCTTTTCTCTGGGGAAGAGGCACTTAAAAAAGCAAATGTGCTTTCGGGAGGAGAAAAAGTTAGATGCATGCTATCAAAGATGATGCTTAGTGGAGCAAACTTAATTATTCTTGATGAGCCTACAAATCATCTTGATCTAGAATCAATTACAGCCCTAAACAACGGACTTATTGATTATAAAAGTGAATTGATGTTTGTTTCCCATGATCATCAGTTTATAGAGACAATTGCCAATAGAATTATAGAGATTACACCGAAGGGAATAATAGACAGAAAGATGACCTTTGATGAATATTCAACAAGTGATGATATAAAGAAACTTTCTGCAGAATTAAATTCTTAA
- the hydF gene encoding [FeFe] hydrogenase H-cluster maturation GTPase HydF, with protein MSNLNETPRSNRLHIALFGKTNAGKSSIINALTGQNIALVSDIKGTTTDPVYKSMEILPLGPVVLIDTAGLDDETELGELRKKKTMDVLNKADIALVIIDSSAGISTFDIETIEEIKSKNIPVIAVLNKLDIKDIDSAASKELEDRLKIKIIKASACKNIGIDDIKTELIKSIPEEEDKFRIVGDLISPGDFVVLVTPIDKAAPKGRLILPQQQVIRDILESDAVSIVTKEYELRETLENLNKKPRLVITDSQAFLKVSADTPKDILLTSFSILLARNKGDLTELVKGAKAINRLKDGDKILISEACTHHRQSDDIGKVKIPRWLRQSTGKDLSFEFSSGFSFPDNLKDYALVVHCAGCMLNRKAMLHRIYSAVEAGIPIVNYGVLIAYVHGILERALKPFPAAKFAFEEE; from the coding sequence TATAAATGCACTTACAGGACAGAATATAGCTCTTGTGTCAGATATAAAAGGAACCACTACAGATCCAGTTTATAAATCTATGGAAATCCTTCCTTTAGGTCCCGTAGTTTTAATAGACACAGCCGGTCTTGATGATGAAACGGAACTTGGAGAACTTAGAAAAAAGAAAACTATGGATGTACTAAATAAAGCAGATATAGCCCTAGTAATAATAGATAGTTCTGCCGGTATATCTACTTTTGATATTGAAACTATAGAAGAAATAAAATCAAAAAACATACCAGTAATTGCTGTGCTAAATAAATTAGATATAAAGGATATAGATTCAGCTGCTTCTAAAGAATTGGAAGACAGACTTAAAATAAAAATTATAAAAGCCTCTGCTTGTAAGAATATAGGTATAGATGATATAAAAACTGAACTCATAAAGTCAATTCCAGAGGAGGAAGATAAATTCAGAATTGTAGGGGATTTGATTTCTCCAGGAGATTTCGTAGTTCTTGTAACTCCTATAGATAAGGCTGCTCCAAAGGGAAGACTTATACTTCCACAGCAGCAGGTAATTAGAGATATCTTAGAAAGCGATGCTGTTTCCATTGTTACAAAGGAATATGAGCTTCGGGAAACACTTGAAAACTTAAATAAAAAGCCCCGGCTTGTAATAACAGATTCACAGGCATTTTTAAAAGTATCTGCGGACACACCTAAAGATATTTTACTTACTTCCTTCTCTATACTCCTAGCAAGAAATAAAGGAGATTTAACAGAACTGGTAAAGGGAGCAAAAGCTATAAATAGACTTAAAGACGGGGATAAAATACTTATTTCTGAGGCATGTACTCATCATAGACAATCAGATGATATTGGCAAGGTTAAAATACCAAGATGGCTTAGACAAAGTACTGGTAAGGATCTTAGTTTTGAATTTTCCAGTGGTTTTTCTTTTCCTGACAACTTGAAGGACTATGCCCTTGTAGTTCACTGTGCTGGCTGCATGCTAAATAGAAAAGCTATGCTGCATCGAATATATTCAGCAGTAGAGGCAGGTATTCCCATAGTAAATTATGGAGTGCTAATAGCCTATGTTCACGGAATCCTTGAAAGAGCTTTAAAACCATTTCCAGCAGCAAAATTTGCCTTTGAAGAAGAATAA